From one Streptomyces sp. N50 genomic stretch:
- a CDS encoding cytochrome bc complex cytochrome b subunit, whose product MSTTTNSTSSSGAGAPGRSREKAPAGEKIADWADGRLGIYSLAKSNMRKIFPDHWSFMLGEVCLYSFIIIILTGVYLTLFFHPSMNEVTYHGSYVPLQGQLMSEAFNSTMHISFDVRGGLLIRQIHHWAALIFLAAMFVHMMRVFFTGAFRKPREVNWLFGFLLFVLGMFTGFTGYSLPDDLLSGTGVRFMEGAVLSVPIVGTYLSFFLFGGEFPGGDFVARFYSIHILLLPGIMLGLVVGHLILVFYHKHTQFAGPGKTNNNVVGMPLLPVYMAKAGGFFFLVFGVIAAVAAIASINPIWSMGPYRPDMVSTGAQPDWYMGFSEGLIRVMPGWEINFWGHTLVLGVFIPLIIFPLVLVAIAVYPFIESWVTGDKREHHILDRPRNVPTRTAFGAAWISWYFVLLIGGGNDIWATHFHLSINSITWFVRVGFFVVPVLVFIATKRVCLGLQRRDRDKVLHGRESGIIKRLPHGEFVEIHEPLSQDALHTLTAHEQYEPAVIGATVDDNGVERKVKGSQKLRAKLSEAYYGEESQIPKPTVEEYKEITSGHGHH is encoded by the coding sequence ATGAGTACTACGACCAACTCCACGAGCTCATCAGGCGCTGGCGCGCCGGGGCGTTCGCGCGAGAAGGCACCGGCCGGCGAGAAGATCGCCGACTGGGCGGACGGACGCCTCGGGATCTACTCCCTGGCCAAGTCCAACATGCGCAAGATCTTCCCCGACCACTGGTCGTTCATGCTGGGCGAGGTCTGCCTCTACAGCTTCATCATCATCATCCTCACGGGTGTGTATCTGACGCTGTTCTTCCACCCGTCGATGAACGAGGTGACGTACCACGGCAGCTATGTCCCGCTCCAGGGGCAGCTGATGTCGGAGGCGTTCAACTCGACGATGCACATCTCCTTCGATGTGCGCGGTGGTCTGCTGATCCGTCAGATCCACCACTGGGCGGCGCTGATCTTCCTCGCCGCCATGTTCGTGCACATGATGCGGGTGTTCTTCACGGGCGCGTTCCGCAAGCCGCGTGAGGTCAACTGGCTGTTCGGCTTCCTGCTGTTCGTCCTGGGCATGTTCACCGGCTTCACCGGTTACTCGCTCCCGGACGACCTGCTCTCCGGCACCGGTGTCCGCTTCATGGAGGGCGCGGTCCTGTCCGTGCCGATCGTCGGCACGTACCTGTCGTTCTTCCTCTTCGGCGGCGAGTTCCCGGGCGGCGACTTCGTCGCGCGGTTCTACTCGATCCACATCCTGCTGCTGCCGGGCATCATGCTCGGCCTGGTGGTCGGCCACCTGATCCTGGTCTTCTACCACAAGCACACGCAGTTCGCGGGTCCCGGAAAGACGAACAACAACGTCGTCGGCATGCCGCTGCTGCCGGTCTACATGGCCAAGGCCGGAGGCTTCTTCTTCCTGGTCTTCGGTGTCATCGCGGCCGTCGCGGCGATCGCCTCGATCAACCCGATCTGGTCCATGGGCCCGTACCGTCCCGACATGGTGTCCACGGGCGCCCAGCCCGACTGGTACATGGGCTTCTCCGAGGGCCTGATCCGTGTCATGCCGGGCTGGGAGATCAACTTCTGGGGCCACACGCTCGTCCTGGGCGTGTTCATCCCGCTGATCATCTTCCCGCTGGTCCTGGTCGCGATCGCGGTCTACCCGTTCATCGAGTCCTGGGTCACCGGCGACAAGCGCGAGCACCACATCCTGGACCGCCCGCGCAACGTCCCGACCCGTACGGCCTTCGGTGCCGCGTGGATCTCGTGGTACTTCGTCCTGCTCATCGGTGGCGGCAACGACATCTGGGCCACGCACTTCCACCTGTCGATCAACTCGATCACCTGGTTCGTGCGCGTCGGCTTCTTCGTGGTGCCGGTGCTGGTCTTCATCGCCACCAAGCGGGTCTGCCTCGGCCTCCAGCGCCGCGACCGGGACAAGGTGCTGCACGGCCGCGAGTCGGGCATCATCAAGCGCCTGCCGCACGGTGAGTTCGTCGAGATCCACGAGCCGCTCAGCCAGGACGCACTGCACACGCTCACCGCGCACGAGCAGTACGAGCCGGCCGTGATCGGCGCGACCGTCGACGACAACGGCGTCGAGCGCAAGGTGAAGGGCTCCCAGAAGCTGCGCGCCAAGCTGAGCGAGGCGTACTACGGCGAGGAGTCCCAGATCCCCAAGCCCACCGTCGAGGAGTACAAGGAGATCACGAGCGGCCACGGCCACCACTGA
- a CDS encoding ubiquinol-cytochrome c reductase iron-sulfur subunit, whose protein sequence is MSSQDIPEENLPAEQDAHGAVSVADEQDPFADPGLPPHEHRVQDIDERAAKRSERVVAFLFTLSMLLTVGFIASYVAIPHDKAIFVFPIGHINALNFALGLTLGGALFTIGAGAVHWARTLMSDVEIADERHAIEAPPEVKAKVMADFKDGAKESALGRRKLIRNTMFGALALFPLSGVMLLRDLGPLPGTKLRHTLWSKGKLLVNMNTNLPLRPSDVAVGSLTFAKPEGLEETDEEFQTEIAKSALMIVRLQPANIKDKRELEWAHEGIVAFSKICTHVGCPISLYEQQTHHVLCPCHQSTFDLSDGARVIFGPAGHALPQLRIGVSDEGYLQALGDFEEPVGPAFWERG, encoded by the coding sequence ATGAGTAGCCAAGACATTCCAGAAGAGAACCTGCCCGCTGAGCAGGACGCGCACGGCGCGGTGTCGGTCGCGGACGAGCAGGACCCGTTCGCCGACCCGGGACTGCCGCCGCACGAGCACCGTGTCCAGGACATCGACGAGCGGGCCGCCAAGCGGTCCGAGCGCGTCGTCGCCTTCCTGTTCACCCTGTCGATGCTCCTCACGGTCGGGTTCATCGCCTCCTACGTGGCGATCCCGCACGACAAGGCGATCTTCGTCTTCCCGATCGGTCACATCAACGCGCTCAACTTCGCGCTGGGTCTGACCCTCGGCGGAGCGCTCTTCACCATCGGCGCGGGCGCGGTCCACTGGGCCCGCACCCTGATGTCCGACGTGGAGATCGCCGACGAGCGGCACGCGATCGAGGCGCCCCCCGAGGTCAAGGCCAAGGTCATGGCCGACTTCAAGGACGGTGCCAAGGAGTCGGCCCTCGGCCGCCGCAAGCTGATCCGCAACACGATGTTCGGCGCGCTGGCCCTGTTCCCGCTCTCCGGCGTCATGCTGCTGCGCGACCTGGGCCCGCTGCCGGGGACGAAGCTCCGCCACACCCTGTGGTCCAAGGGCAAGCTGCTCGTCAACATGAACACGAACCTGCCGCTGCGTCCCTCGGACGTGGCCGTCGGCTCGCTCACCTTCGCCAAGCCCGAGGGCCTGGAGGAGACCGACGAGGAGTTCCAGACCGAGATCGCCAAGTCGGCGCTGATGATCGTCCGGCTCCAGCCGGCCAACATCAAGGACAAGCGCGAGCTGGAGTGGGCGCACGAGGGCATCGTCGCCTTCTCGAAGATCTGCACCCACGTGGGCTGCCCGATCTCCCTGTACGAGCAGCAGACGCACCACGTGCTGTGCCCGTGCCACCAGTCCACCTTCGACCTCTCCGACGGTGCCCGAGTGATCTTCGGCCCGGCCGGTCACGCCCTGCCGCAGCTGCGCATCGGCGTGAGCGACGAGGGCTACCTCCAGGCGCTCGGCGACTTCGAGGAGCCCGTCGGTCCTGCATTCTGGGAGCGCGGATGA
- a CDS encoding heme-copper oxidase subunit III: MSVVATATTVETGHAHPSVNRPNLTSVGTIIWLSSELMFFAALFAMYFTLRSVTGPDHWKEMASHLNLPFSATNTTILVLSSLTCQLGVFAAERGDVKKLRGWFIITFVMGAIFIGGQIFEYTELVKKDGLSLSSDPYGSVFYLTTGFHGMHVTGGLIAFLFVLGRTYAAKRFTHEQATAAIVVSYYWHFVDVVWIGLFATIYLIK, encoded by the coding sequence ATGTCGGTCGTGGCGACAGCAACGACAGTAGAAACCGGGCACGCGCACCCGTCGGTCAACCGGCCGAACCTCACCAGCGTCGGAACCATCATCTGGCTGAGTTCCGAGCTGATGTTCTTCGCGGCCCTCTTCGCGATGTACTTCACCCTGCGATCGGTGACCGGTCCGGATCACTGGAAGGAGATGGCGAGCCATCTCAACCTTCCGTTCTCCGCGACCAACACCACGATCCTGGTGCTCTCCTCCCTCACCTGCCAGCTCGGCGTCTTCGCCGCCGAGCGCGGGGACGTGAAGAAGCTCAGGGGCTGGTTCATCATCACGTTCGTGATGGGTGCGATCTTCATCGGCGGTCAGATCTTCGAGTACACGGAGCTGGTGAAGAAGGACGGCCTGTCGCTGTCCTCCGACCCGTACGGCTCGGTGTTCTACCTGACCACCGGGTTCCACGGCATGCACGTGACGGGCGGCCTCATCGCCTTCCTGTTCGTCCTCGGACGTACCTACGCGGCGAAGAGGTTCACTCACGAACAGGCGACCGCGGCCATCGTCGTGTCCTACTACTGGCACTTCGTCGATGTCGTCTGGATCGGCCTCTTCGCCACGATCTACTTGATCAAGTAG
- a CDS encoding Ig-like domain-containing protein, producing MNHSPRTRTVVSCTLLVISLGAGVTACGSDGGNPLSAKPYDAAGQISFNGPSGKGKKVDPDKPLAVTASGDDGRITDVTAVDATGRYVTGELAADGTRWHSTSPLAANAHYTVSVSTEDEDGAPGRKVLTFDTSKPTAKKSLTVKFGPDAGKYGVGQPVTAELNMPVKDKAQRAIVERALRVDSVPAVEGAWHWVDDKELHYRPKDYWPAHATVQVRSDLDGVKISDRLWGGSSKGLKLTTGDKIVAVTDAASHEMTVYKNGEEINEIPVTTGKPGFETRNGVKVVLGKEYFVRMRGTTVGISEGSSDSYDLPVYYATRVTWSGEYVHAAPWSVGSQGSENVSHGCTGMSTSNAEWFFDTVHEGDVVKVINSNGDEMEPFGNGYGDWNLGWKNWRGGSALVGGTPDGPRPEDAARLRPESA from the coding sequence ATGAACCACTCTCCGCGCACCCGCACCGTCGTCAGCTGCACTCTGCTGGTGATCTCCCTCGGCGCGGGCGTCACCGCCTGCGGGTCCGACGGCGGCAACCCGCTGTCGGCCAAGCCGTACGACGCGGCGGGGCAGATCTCCTTCAACGGTCCGTCCGGCAAGGGCAAGAAGGTCGACCCCGACAAGCCTCTGGCCGTCACCGCCTCCGGTGACGACGGCCGCATCACGGACGTCACCGCCGTGGACGCCACGGGACGCTACGTCACGGGCGAACTCGCCGCCGACGGCACTCGCTGGCACAGCACCTCCCCGCTGGCCGCCAACGCCCACTACACGGTCAGCGTGAGCACGGAGGACGAGGACGGCGCCCCCGGCCGCAAGGTCCTCACCTTCGACACCAGCAAGCCGACCGCAAAGAAGAGCCTCACCGTGAAGTTCGGTCCCGACGCGGGCAAGTACGGCGTCGGCCAGCCGGTCACCGCCGAACTGAACATGCCCGTCAAGGACAAGGCGCAGCGGGCCATCGTGGAACGCGCCCTCAGGGTGGACTCCGTACCCGCCGTCGAGGGCGCCTGGCACTGGGTGGACGACAAGGAACTCCACTACCGCCCCAAGGACTACTGGCCCGCCCACGCCACCGTCCAGGTGCGCAGCGACCTCGACGGCGTGAAGATCAGCGACCGCCTGTGGGGCGGCAGTTCAAAGGGCCTCAAGCTCACCACCGGCGACAAGATCGTCGCCGTGACGGACGCCGCGTCCCACGAGATGACGGTCTACAAGAACGGCGAGGAGATCAACGAGATCCCCGTCACCACCGGCAAGCCCGGCTTCGAGACCCGAAACGGCGTCAAGGTCGTACTGGGCAAGGAGTACTTCGTACGGATGCGCGGAACCACCGTCGGCATCTCCGAGGGCTCCTCGGACTCGTACGACCTCCCCGTGTACTACGCGACCCGCGTCACCTGGAGCGGCGAGTACGTCCACGCCGCCCCCTGGTCGGTGGGCTCCCAGGGCTCCGAGAACGTCAGCCACGGCTGCACCGGCATGAGCACCAGCAACGCCGAGTGGTTCTTCGACACCGTCCACGAGGGCGACGTCGTCAAGGTCATCAACTCGAACGGCGACGAGATGGAACCCTTCGGCAACGGCTACGGCGACTGGAACCTCGGCTGGAAGAACTGGCGGGGTGGCAGCGCACTGGTGGGCGGAACGCCGGACGGTCCCAGGCCGGAAGACGCGGCACGTTTGCGCCCCGAGTCAGCGTGA
- a CDS encoding cytochrome c oxidase subunit 4 codes for MKVQGRMFMWLAVFVLATAIVYGVWSKEAAGTTALFMAFGLCIMVGFYLGFTARRIDTLAQDNKEADVADEAGEVGFFSPHSWQPLALGVGGALAFLSIAIGWWLLYFSAPIIMIGLYGWVFEYYRGEDRTQ; via the coding sequence GTGAAGGTCCAGGGCAGGATGTTCATGTGGCTGGCCGTCTTCGTGCTCGCCACGGCGATCGTCTACGGCGTCTGGTCCAAGGAGGCGGCCGGTACCACGGCCCTCTTCATGGCCTTCGGCCTGTGCATCATGGTCGGCTTCTACCTGGGCTTCACGGCCCGGCGGATCGACACGCTCGCGCAGGACAACAAGGAGGCCGACGTCGCGGACGAGGCCGGCGAGGTGGGCTTCTTCAGCCCGCACAGCTGGCAGCCCCTCGCCCTCGGTGTCGGTGGCGCACTGGCCTTCCTGTCGATCGCGATCGGCTGGTGGCTGCTGTACTTCTCCGCCCCGATCATCATGATCGGCCTGTACGGCTGGGTCTTCGAGTACTACCGCGGTGAAGACCGCACCCAGTAG
- the ctaD gene encoding cytochrome c oxidase subunit I, which translates to MSILNEPQGAAAAESHYADELPVRRKQPGNVVIKWLTTTDHKTIGTLYLVTSFAFFLIGGVMALLMRAELARPGLQILSNEQFNQAFTMHGTIMLLMFATPLFAGFTNWIMPLQIGAPDVAFPRLNMFAYWLYLFGSTIAVGGFLTPQGAADFGWFAYSPLSDAVRSPGIGADMWIMGLAFSGFGTILGAVNFITTIICMRAPGMTMFRMPIFVWNVLLTAVLVLLAFPVLAAALFALEADRKFGAHVFDAANGGALLWQHLFWFFGHPEVYIIALPFFGIISEVIPVFSRKPMFGYMGLVAATISIAGLSVTVWAHHMYVTGGVLLPFFSFMTFLIAVPTGVKFFNWIGTMWKGSLSFETPMLWATGFLITFTFGGLTGVILASPPMDFHVSDSYFVVAHFHYVVFGTVVFAMFSGFHFWWPKMTGKMLDERLGKITFWTLFIGFHGTFLVQHWLGAEGMPRRYADYLAADGFTALNTISTISSFLLGLSILPFLYNVWKTAKYGKKVEVDDPWGYGRSLEWATSCPPPRHNFLTLPRIRSESPAFDLHHPEIAALDQLENAHHGDKALTGGKEAGK; encoded by the coding sequence GTGAGCATCCTCAACGAACCTCAGGGTGCCGCGGCAGCAGAGTCCCACTACGCGGACGAGCTGCCGGTAAGGCGCAAGCAACCCGGTAACGTCGTGATCAAGTGGCTCACCACCACCGACCACAAGACGATCGGCACGCTGTATCTGGTCACGTCGTTCGCGTTCTTCCTGATCGGCGGCGTCATGGCGCTGCTGATGCGCGCCGAGCTGGCCCGGCCGGGTCTGCAGATCCTGTCGAACGAGCAGTTCAACCAGGCGTTCACGATGCACGGCACGATCATGCTGCTGATGTTCGCGACGCCGCTGTTCGCCGGTTTCACGAACTGGATCATGCCGCTGCAGATCGGCGCGCCCGACGTGGCGTTCCCGCGGCTGAACATGTTCGCCTACTGGCTGTATCTCTTCGGCTCGACCATCGCGGTGGGTGGCTTCCTCACCCCGCAGGGCGCGGCGGACTTCGGCTGGTTCGCGTACTCCCCGCTGTCGGACGCGGTCCGTTCGCCGGGCATCGGCGCCGACATGTGGATCATGGGTCTGGCCTTCTCCGGCTTCGGCACGATCCTCGGCGCGGTCAACTTCATCACCACGATCATCTGCATGCGCGCACCGGGCATGACGATGTTCCGCATGCCGATCTTCGTGTGGAACGTGCTGCTGACCGCCGTACTCGTTCTGCTGGCCTTCCCGGTCCTCGCCGCCGCGCTCTTCGCGCTGGAGGCGGATCGGAAATTCGGGGCACATGTCTTCGACGCGGCAAACGGCGGTGCGTTGCTGTGGCAACACCTCTTCTGGTTCTTCGGCCATCCAGAGGTGTACATCATCGCGCTGCCGTTCTTCGGCATCATCTCCGAGGTCATCCCGGTCTTCTCCCGCAAGCCGATGTTCGGCTACATGGGACTGGTCGCGGCCACGATCTCCATCGCCGGTCTGTCCGTGACCGTGTGGGCCCACCACATGTACGTCACCGGCGGAGTGCTCCTCCCGTTCTTCTCCTTCATGACGTTCCTCATCGCCGTGCCAACAGGCGTGAAGTTCTTCAACTGGATCGGAACGATGTGGAAGGGGTCCCTGTCCTTCGAGACCCCGATGCTCTGGGCCACCGGCTTCCTGATCACCTTCACCTTCGGTGGTCTGACCGGTGTCATCCTGGCCTCGCCGCCGATGGACTTCCACGTCTCGGACTCGTACTTCGTCGTCGCCCACTTCCACTACGTGGTCTTCGGCACGGTCGTGTTCGCGATGTTCTCCGGCTTCCACTTCTGGTGGCCGAAGATGACCGGCAAGATGCTCGACGAGCGCCTCGGCAAGATCACCTTCTGGACGCTGTTCATCGGCTTCCATGGCACCTTCCTGGTCCAGCACTGGCTGGGTGCCGAGGGCATGCCCCGTCGTTACGCGGACTATCTCGCGGCCGACGGCTTCACCGCCCTGAACACGATCTCGACGATCAGCTCCTTCCTGCTCGGCCTGTCGATCCTGCCGTTCCTCTACAACGTGTGGAAGACGGCGAAGTACGGCAAGAAGGTCGAGGTCGACGACCCGTGGGGCTACGGCCGTTCGCTCGAGTGGGCGACGTCCTGCCCGCCGCCGCGGCACAACTTCCTCACCCTGCCGCGGATCCGCAGCGAATCCCCGGCGTTCGACCTGCACCACCCGGAGATCGCCGCCCTCGACCAGCTCGAGAACGCGCATCACGGTGACAAGGCCCTCACTGGCGGCAAGGAGGCGGGCAAGTGA
- the coxB gene encoding cytochrome c oxidase subunit II, translating into MSPNGSDRSPRRPMRRKLLQAMTAGLVLATATGCTSKDFPRLGFPTPTTEEGPRILSLWQGSWAAALAVGILVWGLIMWSVVFHRRSRTKVEIPPQTRYNMPIEALYTVVPLIIVSVLFYFTARDETKLLSLDKKPDVTVNVVGFQWSWGFNYIENVDGVSGDATTDKNLAAIPDRFKKEFPANAGGVYDVGTPATKNQQTGNPGPTLWLPKGETVRFVLTSRDVIHDFWVVPFLMKMDVVPGHTNAFQVTPNKEGTYLGKCAELCGVDHSRMLFNVKVVSPEVYQQHLKDLAKKGQTGYIPAGIAQTSHEKNRETNNL; encoded by the coding sequence GTGAGTCCCAACGGCTCCGACCGCTCGCCGCGGCGCCCGATGCGGCGGAAGCTGCTGCAGGCAATGACTGCGGGCCTGGTCCTGGCGACCGCGACCGGTTGCACATCCAAGGACTTTCCTCGCCTTGGTTTCCCCACCCCGACCACGGAAGAGGGTCCGCGGATCCTCTCCCTCTGGCAGGGGTCCTGGGCCGCCGCGCTCGCCGTCGGCATCCTGGTGTGGGGCCTGATCATGTGGAGCGTCGTGTTCCACCGGCGCAGCCGCACCAAGGTCGAGATCCCCCCGCAGACCCGGTACAACATGCCTATTGAGGCGCTGTACACGGTTGTTCCGCTCATCATCGTCTCGGTGTTGTTCTACTTCACCGCCCGCGACGAGACGAAGCTCCTGAGCCTCGACAAGAAGCCCGACGTGACGGTCAACGTCGTGGGCTTCCAGTGGAGCTGGGGCTTCAACTACATCGAGAACGTCGACGGTGTCAGCGGCGACGCGACGACCGACAAGAACCTGGCCGCGATTCCGGACCGGTTCAAGAAGGAGTTCCCGGCGAACGCCGGCGGAGTCTACGACGTCGGTACGCCCGCCACGAAGAACCAGCAGACGGGCAACCCTGGTCCGACCCTCTGGCTCCCCAAGGGCGAGACGGTCCGCTTCGTCCTCACCTCACGTGACGTCATCCACGACTTCTGGGTGGTGCCGTTCCTGATGAAGATGGACGTCGTCCCGGGCCACACCAACGCCTTCCAGGTGACTCCCAACAAGGAGGGCACCTACCTCGGCAAGTGCGCCGAGCTCTGCGGTGTCGACCACTCCCGGATGCTGTTCAACGTGAAGGTCGTCTCGCCGGAGGTTTACCAGCAGCACCTCAAGGACCTCGCCAAGAAGGGGCAGACCGGTTACATCCCCGCTGGCATCGCGCAGACGAGCCACGAGAAGAACCGGGAGACGAACAACCTGTGA
- a CDS encoding cysteine desulfurase/sulfurtransferase TusA family protein produces the protein MSYFDAASSAPLHPVAQQALLAALDDGWADPARLYREGRKARLLLDAAREAAAEAVGCRADELVFTSSGTRAVHTGIAGALAGRRRVGRHLIVSAVEHSSVLHSAEALVAEGGSSTEVPVDRTGAVSVAAYADSLRSDTALACLQSANHEVGTLQPVAEVAEACRAVGVPLLVDAAQSLGWGPVEGPWSLLTASAHKWGGPAGVGLLAVRKGARFAPQHPVDERESGRAPGFENIPAVVAAAASLRAVRTEAAQEALRLRELTERIRTRVPRLVPGVDVVGDPVRRLPGIVTFSCLYVDGETLLHELDRAGFSVSSGSSCTSSTLTPSHVLKAMGVLSEGNVRVSLPRGATEKDVERFLAVLPGAVAEVREKLGAQAPMTAVEEDILVVDALGKRCPIPVIELAKVIGDVPIGGTVKVLSDDEAARLDIPAWCEMRAQEYIGEEKADQGTAYLIRRAT, from the coding sequence GTGTCCTACTTCGATGCCGCCTCGTCCGCTCCCCTTCATCCAGTAGCCCAGCAAGCCTTGTTGGCGGCTCTCGACGACGGGTGGGCCGATCCCGCTCGGCTCTACAGAGAGGGACGCAAAGCCCGATTGCTGCTGGACGCTGCCCGCGAGGCCGCAGCCGAAGCTGTGGGATGCCGGGCCGACGAACTCGTCTTCACGTCCTCCGGGACGCGGGCCGTACACACGGGAATCGCGGGGGCATTGGCGGGGCGGCGGCGCGTCGGGCGTCACCTGATCGTGTCAGCGGTTGAACACTCTTCCGTGCTCCATTCGGCCGAGGCACTGGTCGCGGAGGGCGGTTCGTCCACCGAGGTGCCCGTGGACCGTACGGGCGCGGTGAGCGTGGCGGCCTACGCCGACTCCCTCCGCTCGGACACCGCCCTGGCCTGTCTCCAGTCGGCCAACCACGAGGTGGGGACCCTCCAGCCGGTCGCCGAGGTGGCCGAGGCGTGCCGGGCGGTCGGGGTGCCGTTGCTGGTCGACGCGGCCCAGTCGCTGGGCTGGGGCCCGGTGGAGGGCCCGTGGTCGCTGCTCACGGCGAGCGCGCACAAGTGGGGCGGCCCGGCCGGCGTCGGCCTGCTGGCGGTCCGCAAGGGCGCGCGCTTCGCGCCCCAACACCCCGTCGACGAACGGGAGTCGGGCCGCGCCCCCGGCTTCGAGAACATCCCCGCCGTGGTGGCCGCGGCCGCCTCGCTCCGCGCCGTCCGCACAGAGGCGGCCCAGGAGGCGCTACGGCTGCGGGAACTGACGGAGCGGATCCGGACCCGGGTGCCGCGGCTGGTGCCGGGCGTGGATGTGGTCGGCGATCCGGTGCGGCGGCTGCCCGGGATCGTCACCTTCTCCTGTCTCTATGTCGATGGAGAGACCCTCCTCCACGAACTGGACCGCGCCGGTTTCTCCGTCTCCTCCGGTTCGTCCTGCACAAGCAGCACGCTGACGCCCAGCCATGTCCTCAAGGCGATGGGCGTACTGAGTGAGGGGAATGTGCGGGTGTCGTTGCCACGGGGGGCGACGGAGAAGGACGTCGAACGCTTCCTCGCCGTGTTGCCGGGGGCGGTCGCGGAAGTACGGGAGAAGCTGGGAGCGCAGGCGCCGATGACGGCCGTAGAAGAGGACATCCTCGTCGTGGACGCCCTCGGCAAGCGCTGCCCGATCCCGGTGATCGAACTGGCGAAAGTCATCGGCGATGTGCCGATCGGCGGCACGGTCAAGGTCCTGTCCGACGACGAGGCGGCACGCTTGGACATCCCGGCATGGTGCGAGATGCGGGCTCAGGAGTACATCGGCGAGGAAAAGGCGGACCAGGGCACGGCGTACTTGATCCGCCGAGCAACCTGA
- a CDS encoding carbohydrate kinase family protein: MRIAVTGSIATDHLMTFPGRFADQLVADQLHTVSLSFLVDNLDVRRGGVGANIAFGMGQLGTAPILVGAAGSDFAEYRDWLDRHGVDTGSVRISETLHTARFVCTTDADHNQIGSFYTGAMSEARQIELKTVADRVGGLDLVLIGADDPEAMLRHTEECRTRSIPFAADFSQQIARMDGDDIRILLDGSAYLFSNEYEKGLIESKTGWSDEEILAKVGHRVTTLGSRGVRIERVGMDPIEVGCAEEERKADPTGVGDAFRAGFLSGLAWGVSLERAAQVGCMLATLVIETVGTQEYQLRRVHFMDRFTKAYGHDAAAEVRGHLG; encoded by the coding sequence GTGCGCATCGCAGTCACCGGCTCCATCGCCACCGACCACCTCATGACCTTCCCCGGCCGCTTCGCCGACCAGCTGGTCGCGGACCAGCTGCACACGGTGTCGCTCTCCTTCCTGGTCGACAACCTCGACGTACGCCGGGGCGGTGTCGGCGCCAACATCGCGTTCGGCATGGGCCAGCTCGGCACCGCGCCGATCCTGGTCGGGGCCGCCGGCTCCGACTTCGCCGAGTACCGGGACTGGCTCGACCGGCACGGCGTCGACACCGGCTCGGTGCGTATCTCCGAGACGCTGCACACCGCCCGCTTCGTGTGCACCACCGACGCCGACCACAACCAGATCGGCTCCTTCTACACCGGCGCGATGAGCGAGGCCCGGCAGATCGAGCTGAAGACCGTCGCCGACCGCGTGGGCGGCCTCGACCTGGTCCTCATCGGCGCGGACGACCCCGAGGCGATGCTCCGCCACACGGAGGAGTGCCGTACCCGTTCCATCCCGTTCGCCGCGGACTTCTCCCAGCAGATCGCGCGCATGGACGGCGACGACATCCGCATCCTGCTGGACGGCTCGGCGTACCTCTTCTCCAACGAGTACGAGAAGGGGCTCATCGAGTCCAAGACCGGCTGGAGCGACGAGGAGATCCTGGCGAAGGTCGGGCACCGGGTGACCACGCTCGGCTCGCGCGGCGTTCGTATCGAGCGCGTCGGTATGGACCCGATCGAGGTCGGCTGCGCGGAGGAGGAGCGGAAGGCCGACCCCACGGGTGTCGGCGACGCGTTCCGGGCGGGGTTCCTCTCGGGGCTGGCGTGGGGGGTTTCGTTGGAGCGGGCGGCGCAGGTCGGTTGCATGCTGGCGACGCTCGTCATCGAGACGGTGGGTACGCAGGAGTACCAGCTGCGGCGGGTGCACTTCATGGACCGGTTCACCAAGGCGTATGGGCATGATGCTGCGGCTGAGGTGCGGGGGCATCTGGGCTGA